A part of Gallus gallus isolate bGalGal1 chromosome 26, bGalGal1.mat.broiler.GRCg7b, whole genome shotgun sequence genomic DNA contains:
- the ITPR3 gene encoding inositol 1,4,5-trisphosphate receptor type 3 isoform X3, with translation MNRYSAQKQYWKAKQTKQDKEKIADVVLLQKLQHAAQMEQKQNETENKKVHGDVVKYGSVIQLLHMKSNKYLTVNKRLPALLEKNAMRVTLDATGNEGSWLFIQPFWKLRSNGDNVVVGDKVILNPVNAGQPLHASNYELADNAGCKEVNSVNCNTSWKINLFMQFRDHMEEVLKGGDVVRLFHAEQEKFLTCDEYKGKLHVFLRTTLRQSATSATSSNALWEVEVVHHDPCRGGAGHWNGLYRFKHLATGNYLAAEGGSSRSSRRNTGEKIKYRLVAVPHGNDIASLFELDPTTLQKTDSFVPRNSYVRLRHLCTNTWIQSTNVPIDIDEERPIRLMLGTCPTKEDKEAFAIVSVPVSEIRDLDFANDASSMLANVVEKMNEGFLSQNDRRFVIQLLEDLVFFVSDVPNNGQNVLDIVVTKPNRERQKLMREQNILKQIFGILKAPFKDKGGEGPLVRLEELSDQKNAPYQYMFRLCYRVLRHSQEDYRKNQEHIAKQFGMMQSQIGYDILAEDTITALLHNNRKLLEKHITKTEVETFVSLVRKNREPRFLDYLSDLCVSNHIAIPVTQELICKCVLDPKNSDILIKTELRPVKEMSQTHEYLSIEYSEEEVWLTWTDKNNDHHEKSIRQLAQEARAGNAHDENVLSYYRYQLKLFARMCLDRQYLAIKEISQQLGVDLIFLCMADEMLPFDLRASFCHLMLHVHVDRDPQELVMPVKFARLWTEIPTAITIKDYDSNLNASRDDKKNKFASTMEFVEDYLNNVVSEAVPFANEEKNKLTFEVVSLAHNLIYFGFYSFSELLRLTRTLLGIIDCVQNPQLMMQAVYSDEVTGKNVRRSIQGVGQMMSTMVLSRKQSIFSPPSLSAGSAPEPVDRGRSVENENIVVMETKLKILEILQFILNVRLDYRISYLLSVFKKEFVEVYPMQDSAADGTAPAFDSTTAAMNLDRIGEHAEAMFGVGKTSSMLEVDDEGGRMFLRVLIHLTMHDYPPLISGSLQLLFKHFSQRQEVLHTFKQVQLLISAQDVENYKVIKSELDKLRTMVEKSELWVDKKGSVKGDSNVDGNKKEKKEHTADEEVIAPGEKSSENYQIVKGILERLNKMCGVGEQVRKKQQRLLKNMDAHKVMLDLLQIPYEKGDAKMMEILKFTHQFLQKFCAGNQENQALLHKHLNLFLTPGLLEAETMQHIFLNNYQLCSEINETVPQHFIHCVATHGRHVQYLDFLHTIIKAEGKYVKKCQDMIMTELTNAGDDVVVFYNDKASLATLLEMMTAARDGVEENSPLMYHISLVDLLAACAEGKNVYTEIKCTSLLPLEDVVRVVTHEDCITEVKMAYVNFVNHCYVDTEVEMKEIYTSNHIWTLFENFTLDMAQMCKKREKRLPDPTLEKYVLTVVLDTINAFFSSPFSENSTSLQTHQTIVVQLLQSTMRLLECSWLQQQHKSSVEACIRTLAMVAKSRSIALPMDLDAHVSSLLNSSSTSTVQRNTSSYKTATRTFPRVSTTPNQWDYKNIIEKLQDIINALEDRLKPLVEAELSVLVDVLHRPELLFMEGTEAYQRCESGGFLSKLVQHTKDLMETEEKLCIKVLRTLQQMLVKRNKYGERGNLLRKMLLNNYLQNKKSSSKGEIVDAAGGGQDQDWSAIAAVQCRLDREGATKLVADLIMNTKNEKIFQESILLAIRLLDGGNTEIQKSFYNLMTSDKKSEKFFKVLHDRMKKAQQETKSTVSVNMSDIGNKPREDKDEPDPGTKGMGPCPPRKANACLVGQPDANGVGLPIGRGETFMMPGTPSRYPLALGFRKGHDTGEQGQNNEMGVTVLIMEPILRFLQLLCENHNRDLQNFLRCQNNKTNYNLVCETLQFLDIMCGSTTGGLGLLGLYINEYNVALITQTLETLTEYCQGPCHENQSCIVTHESNGIDIITALILNDISPLCKYRMDLVLQLKDNASKLLLALMESRHDSENAERILISLRPQELVDVIKKAYLQEEECENAEVSPREVGHNIYILALQLSRHNKSLQQLLKPVKRIQEEEEEGISSMLSLNNKQLTQMLKSTAPVQEEEEDPLAYYEKHTSQIEIVRLDRSMEQIIFPVPGICEFLTKETKYRLFTTTEQDEQGSKVSDFFDQSSFLHNEMEWQKKLRSMPLMYWFSRRMTLWGSISFNLAVFINIIIAFFYPYVEATSMGVLDSPLISLLFWILICFSIMALFTKRYGVRPLLVALILRSIYYLGIGLTLNILGALNLTNKIVFVVSFVGNRGTFIRGYKAMIMDVEFLYHVGYILTSVLGLFVHELFYSILLFDLIYREETLFNVIKSVTRNGRSILLTALLALILVYLFSIVGFLFLKDDFILEVDRLPDSKAQDDPLGMQRNMETFMESCSGDKISCSAVPTALQEADTDQWERACDTLLMCIVTVLNHGLRNGGGVGDILRKPSKDESLFPARVVYDLLFFFIVIIIVLNLIFGVIIDTFADLRSEKQKKEEILKTTCFICGLERDKFDNKTVSFEEHIKYEHNMWNYLYFIVLVRVKNKTDYTGPESYVAQMIKNKNLDWFPRMRAMSLVSNEGEGEQNEIRNLQDKLNSTMKLVSHLTSQLNELKEQMTEQRKRRQRMGFVDVQNTMNH, from the exons ATGAACCGCTACTCAGCCCAGAAGCAGTACTGGAAGGCCAAGCAGACCaagcaggacaaggagaagaTCGCAGatgtggtgctgctgcagaagctccAG CATGCAGCCCAGatggagcagaagcagaacGAGACGGAGAACAAGAAGGTGCATGGGGACGTGGTGAAATACGGCAGCGTCATACAG CTCCTGCACATGAAGAGCAACAAATACCTGACGGTGAACAAGCGGCTGCCGGCCCTGCTGGAGAAGAACGCCATGCGTGTGACGCTGGATGCCACCGGCAATGAGGGCTCCTGGCTCTTCATCCAACCCTTCTGGAAGCTGAGGAGCAACGGAGATAAT GTAGTTGTGGGAGACAAAGTCATCCTGAACCCCGTGAATGCCGGGCAGCCGCTGCACGCCAGCAACTATGAGCTCGCTGATAACGCAGGCTGCAAGGAG GTGAACTCGGTCAATTGTAACACCAGCTGGAAAATCAACCTCTTCATGCAGTTCCGTGACCACATGGAGGAAGTGCTGAAGGGG GGGGACGTGGTGAGGCTCTTCCACGCCGAGCAGGAGAAGTTCCTGACCTGTGATGAGTACAAGGGCAAGCTGCACGTCTTCCTGCGCACCACCCTGCGGCAGTCGGCCACCTCGGCCACCAGCTCCAACGCCCTCTGGGAGGTGGAG GTGGTTCACCACGACCCGTGCCGAGGGGGGGctgggcactggaatggcttGTACCGCTTCAAGCACCTCGCCACAGGCAACTACCTGGCAGCAGAG GGGGGGAGCAGCCGCTCCAGCCGCAGGAACACCGGGGAGAAGATCAAGTACCGGCTGGTGGCCGTGCCTCACGGGAACGACATCGCCTCCCTCTTCGAGCTGGACCCCACCACGCTGCAGAAGACGGATTCCTTCGTCCCGCG GAATTCGTACGTGCGGCTTCGCCACCTCTGCACCAACACCTGGATCCAGAGCACCAACGTGCCCATTGACATTGACGAGGAGAGACCCATCCGCCTCATG ctgggcACGTGTCCCAccaaagaagacaaagaagcaTTTGCCATTGTCTCCGTGCCTGTGTCTGAGATCCGGGACCTGGACTTTGCCAACGATGCCAGCTCAATGCTGGCCAACGTGGTGGAGAAGATGAACGAAGGTTTTCTTAGCCAGAATGACCGgag GTTTGTGATCCAGCTGCTGGAGGACTTGGTGTTCTTCGTCAGCGATGTCCCAAACAACGGCCAGAATGTGCTGGACATTGTGGTCACCAAACCCAACCGGGAGAGGCAGAAGCTCATGAGGGAGCAGAACATCCTGAAGCAG ATCTTTGGGATCCTGAAAGCCCCCTTCAAGGACAAAGGTGGGGAGGGGCCCCTGGTGCGGCTGGAGGAGCTGTCAGACCAGAAGAATGCTCCCTACCAGTACATGTTCCGACTGTGCTACCGTGTGCTCCGGCACTCCCAGGAAGACTATCGCAAGAACCAG GAGCACATAGCCAAGCAGTTTGGCATGATGCAATCCCAGATCGGCTATGACATCCTGGCCGAGGACACCATCACAGCCTTGCTGCACAACAACCgcaagctgctggagaagcaCATCACCAAGACCGAGGTGGAGACCTTTGTCAGCCTGGTGCGCAAGAACCGTGAGCCACG GTTTTTGGACTACCTCTCGGACCTGTGTGTGTCCAACCACATCGCCATCCCCGTCACCCAGGAGTTGATCTGCAAGTGTGTGCTGGACCCAAAGAACAGCGACATCCTCATCAAAACAGA GCTGAGGCCGGTGAAGGAGATGTCCCAGACCCACGAGTACCTGAGCATCGAGTACTCAGAGGAGGAGGTCTGGCTCACCTGGACAGATAAAAACAATGACCACCATGAGAAAAGCATCCGGCAGCTGGCACAGGAGGCCCGGGCTGGCAATGCCCATGATGAGAACGTCCTCAGCTACTACAG GTACCAGCTGAAGCTCTTTGCCCGCATGTGTCTGGACCGCCAATACTTGGCCATCAAGGAGATCTCCCAGCAGCTGGGCGTGGACCTGATCTTCCTCTGCATGGCGGATGAAATGCTGCCCTTCGATCTCCGAGCGTCCTTCTGCCACCTCATGCTACACGTGCACGTGGACAGGGACCCTCAGGAGCTGGTGATGCCCGTGAAGTTTGCACGGCTCTGGACTGAGATCCCCACCGCCATCACTATCAAAGA CTACGACTCCAACCTCAACGCCTCGCGTGACgacaagaaaaacaagtttgcCAGCACCATGGAGTTTGTGGAGGACTACCTCAACAACGTGGTGAGCGAAGCGGTGCCCTTTGCCAACGAGGAGAAGAACAAGCTCACCTTCGAG GTCGTCAGCCTTGCCCACAACCTCATCTACTTTGGCTTCTACAGCTTCAGTGAGCTGCTGCGCCTGACACGCACACTGCTGGGCATCATCGACTGCGTCCAAAACCCCCAGCTGATGATGCAGGCGGTCTACAGTGATGAGGTGACAG GGAAGAATGTGAGGAGGTCAATCCAGGGCGTTGGACAGATGATGTCCACGATGGTGCTGAGCAGGAAACAGTCTATCTTCAGCCCTCCGAGCCTCAGTGCTGGCTCTGCCCCAGAGCCCGTGGACAGAGGGAGGAGCGTCGAAAATGAGAACATTGTGGTGATGGAGACCAAGCTGAAGATCCTGGAGATCTTGCAG ttcATCCTGAATGTACGGCTGGACTACAGGATTTCCTACCTGCTTTCCGTCTTCAAGAAAGAGTTTGTGGAAGTCTACCCCATGCAGGACAGTGCGGCTGATGGGACGGCTCCAGCCTTTGACTCCACAA ctgcagcaatgAACTTGGACCGGATCGGCGAGCACGCGGAGGCCATGTTTGGTGTGGG GAAGACGAGCAGCATGCTGGAGGTGGACGACGAGGGAGGGAGGATGTTCCTGCGGGTGCTGATCCACCTGACCATGCATGACTACCCACCGCTCATCTCCGGCTCCTTGCAGCTCCTCTTTAAGCATTTCAGCCAGAGGCAGGAGGTCTTGCATACCTTCAAGCAG GTTCAGCTCCTGATCTCAGCCCAGGACGTGGAGAACTACAAGGTGATCAAGTCAGAGCTGGACAAACTGCGCACCATGGTGGAGAAATCGGAGCTGTGGGTGGACAAGAAAGGCAGCGTGAAAGGTGACAGCAATGTGGATGGgaacaagaaagagaagaaagag cacactgctgatgAAGAGGTCATTGCTCCAGGAGAGAAGAGCAGCGAGAACTATCAGATAGTCAAGGGG ATCCTGGAGCGGCTGAATAAGATGTGCGGGGTTGGAGAGCAAGTGCGCAAGAAGCAGCAGCGCCTGCTGAAGAACATGGATGCCCACAAAGTGATGCTGGATCTGCTGCAGATCCCTTATGAGAAG GGTGATGCCAAGATGATGGAGATCCTCAAGTTCACCCATCAGTTCCTGCAGAAGTTTTGTGCTGGCAATCAGGAAAACCAGGCTCTGCTGCACAAACACCTCAACCTGTTCCTGACCCCAGGG CTCCTGGAGGCTGAGACAATGCAGCACATCTTCCTCAACAActaccagctctgctcagagaTCAATGAGACGGTGCCACAGCACTTCATCCACTGCGTGGCCACCCATGGCCGCCATGTGCAGTACCTGGACTTCCTGCACACCATCATCAAGGCTGAGGGCAAGTACGTCAAGAAGTGTCAGGACATGATCATGACCGAG CTCACCAATGCTGGGGACGACGTGGTTGTTTTCTACAATGACAAGGCATCGCTGGCCACCCTGCTGGAGATGATGACGGCAGCCAGGGATGGGGTGGAGGAGAACAGCCCACTGATGTACCACATCTCATTGGTGGACCTGCTGGCTGCGTGCGCTGAGGGCAAGAACGTCTACACCGAGATCAAGTGTACATCCCTGCTGCCCTTGGAGGACGTGGTGCGGGTGGTGACCCACGAGGACTGCATCACAGAG GTGAAGATGGCCTATGTGAACTTTGTCAACCACTGCTACGTGGACACGGAGGTGGAGATGAAAGAGATCTACACCAGCAATCACATCTGGACTCTCTTTGAGAACTTCACCCTGGACATGGCCCAG ATGTGCAAAAAGCGAGAGAAGCGCCTTCCAGACCCCACTCTGGAGAAGTACGTGCTGACGGTGGTGCTGGACACCATCAATGCATTCTTCAGCTCTCCATTCTCAGAGAACAGCACCTCACTGCAG ACCCACCAGACCATTGTGGTGCAGCTTCTCCAGTCCACCATGAGGCTGTTGGAgtgctcctggctgcagcagcagcacaagagcTCAGTGGAGGCCTGCATCCGAACGCTGGCGATGGTTG CCAAGAGCCGCTCCATCGCGCTGCCCATGGACCTGGATGCCCACGTCAGCTCCCTGCTCAACAGCAGCTCCACCAGTACCGTGCAGAGGAACACGTCCAGCTACAAGACGGCCACGCGGACCTTCCCCCGCGTCTCCACCACCCCCAACCAGTGGGACTACAAGAACATCATAGAGAAGCTGCAG GACATCATTAATGCCCTGGAGGACCGCTTGAAACCACTTGTGGAGGCTGAACTGTCCGTGCTGGTGGATGTCCTCCACCGGCCAGAGCTGCTCTTCATGGAGGGCACGGAGGCGTATCAGCGATGTGAGAGCGGAGGTTTCCTGTCCAA GCTGGTGCAGCACACCAAGGACCTGATGGAGACGGAGGAGAAGCTGTGCATCAAAGTGTTACGGACGCTGCAGCAGATGCTGGTGAAGAGGAACAAGTACGGTGAGAGG GGCAACCTGCTGCGAAAAATGCTCCTGAACAATTACCTGCAGAACAAGAAGTCCAGCTCCAAAGGGGAAATTGtggatgctgctggaggag GCCAGGACCAGGACTGGTCTGCTATTGCCGCTGTCCAGTGCCGGCTGGACCGAGAAGGAGCCACCAAGCTGGTGGCTGACCTCATCATGAACACCAAGAACGAGAAGATCTTCCAGGAGAGCATCCTGCTCGCCATTCGGCTGCTGGACGGGGGCAACACCGAGATCCAG AAATCATTTTACAACCTGATGACGAGCGACAAGAAGTCCGAGAAGTTCTTCAAAGTTTTGCACGACCGGATGAAGAAAGCTCAGCAAGAGACCAAGTCGACCGTGTCTGTGAACATGAGTGACATTGGGAACAAACCTCGTGAGGACAAAGATGAGCCTGACCCTGGCACCAAAGGTATGGGGCCGTGTCCTCCCAGAAAGGCCAATGCCTGCCTTGTGGGACAGCCTGATGCTAATGGGGTTGGGTTGCCCATAGGACGAGGAGAGACCTTCATGATGCCTGGCACCCCCTCCCGATACCCGCTGGCCTTGGGGTTTCGGAAGGGCCATGATACCGGGGAGCAGGGGCAGAACAATGAGATGGGGGTGACGGTCCTGATTATGGAGCCCATCCTGCGATTCCTCCAACTGCTGTGTGAGAACCACAACCGAGACCTTCAG AACTTCCTGCGGTGCCAAAACAACAAGACCAACTACAACCTGGTGTGTGAGACGCTGCAGTTCCTTGACATCATGTGTGGCAGCACCACGGgcgggctggggctgctgggcctCTACATCAATGAGTACAACGTGGCCCTCATCACCCAGACCCTGGAGACCCTGACCGAGTACTGCCAAGGGCCCTGCCATGAGAACCAG AGCTGCATCGTGACCCACGAGTCCAACGGGATTGACATCATCACAGCCCTCATCCTCAATGACATCAGCCCCCTCTGCAAGTACCGGATGGACCTGGTCCTGCAGCTGAAG GACAACGCCTCCAAACTCCTCTTGGCCCTCATGGAGAGCAGACACGACAGCGAGAACGCCGAGCGGATCCTCATCAGCCTCCGCCCGCAGGAACTG GTCGACGTGATTAAGAAGGCCTATCTGCAGGAGGAAGAGTGTGAAAACGCTGAGGTTTCCCCTCGGGAAGTTGGCCACAACATTTATATACTGGCACTGCAG CTGTCCCGACACAACAAgtctctgcagcagcttctgaaGCCAGTGAAGCGAatccaggaggaagaggaggagggcaTCTCATCCATG ctCAGCCTCAATAACAAGCAGCTGACGCAGATGCTGAAGTCGACGGCCCCCgtccaggaggaggaggaggacccGCTGGCGTACTACGAGAAGCACACATCCCAGATTGAG attGTGCGCCTGGACCGCAGCATGGAGCAGATAATCTTCCCAGTGCCTGGCATCTGCGAGTTCCTCACCAAGGAGACCAAGTACCGACTCTTCACCACGACAGAGCAGGATGAGCAGGGCAGCAAAGTCAGTGATTTCTTCGACCAGTCATCCTTCCTCCACAACGAGATGGAGTGGCAGAAGAAACTGCGCA GCATGCCGCTGATGTACTGGTTCTCCCGCAGAATGACTCTCTGGGGAAGCATTTCCTTCAACCTGGCTGTCTTCATCAACATAATCATTGCTTTCTTCTACCCTTATGTTGAGGCCACTTCCATGG GAGTGCTGGATTCCCCATTGATCTCACTGCTTTTCTGGATTCTGATCTGCTTCTCCATCATGGCCCTGTTCACCAAGCGGTACGGTGTCAGACCACTGCTGGTGGCCCTGATCTTGAGATCAATTTATTACTTGGGGATTGGACTCACACTGAACATCCTGGGAGCTCTCAAT CTGACCAACAAGATTGTGTTTGTGGTGAGCTTTGTGGGTAACCGTGGGACCTTCATCCGAGGCTACAAGGCCATGATCATGGACGTGGAGTTTCTTTACCACGTTGGCTACATCCTGACGAGTGTCCTGGGGCTCTTTGTGCATGAACTCTTCTACAGCATCCTG CTGTTTGACTTGATCTACCGTGAGGAGACCTTGTTTAATGTCATCAAGAGCGTGACGCGCAACGGGCGCTCCATCCTGCTGACTGCCCTCCTGGCGCTCATCCTTGTCTACCTCTTCTCCATTGTGGGCTTCTTGTTCCTGAAGGATGACTTCATCCTGGAGGTGGACCGGCTGCCGGACAGCAAAGCCCAAG atGACCCCTTGGGGATGCAAAGGAACATGGAGACCTTCATGGAGTCCTGCAGTGGTGACAAAAttagctgctctgctgtgcccactgccttgcAAG AAGCAGACACTGACCAGTGGGAACGAGCCTGTGACACGCTGCTCATGTGCATTGTCACTGTCCTGAACCACGGCCTGAGGAATGGAGGGGGTGTAGGGGACATTCTGCGCAAGCCGTCGAAGGAC GAGTCCTTGTTTCCTGCTCGGGTTGTCTAcgacctcctctttttcttcattgtcaTTATCATTGTCCTGAACCTCATCTTTGGGGTCATTATTGACACCTTTGCTGATCTGAGGAGcgagaagcaaaagaaagaagaaatactgaagacCACTTGTTTCATATGTG GACTCGAACGGGACAAGTTTGACAACAAGACAGTGTCCTTTGAGGAGCATATTAAGTACGAGCACAACATGTGGAACTACTTGTACTTCATAGTGCTGGTGCGAGTGAAGAACAAGACAGACTACACAGGTCCTGAGAGCTACGTGGCTCAGATGATAAAG AACAAGAACCTAGACTGGTTCCCCCGGATGCGAGCCATGTCGCTGGTCAGCAATGAAGGGGAAGGGGAACAGAATGAGATCCGAAATCTTCAAGACAAACTCAACTCAACGATGAAGCTGGTGTCCCATCTCACCTCCCAGCTGAATGAGCTGAAGGAACAG ATGACAGAGCAAAGGAAGCGCAGACAAAGGATGGGGTTTGTGGATGTCCAGAATACCATGAACCActaa